Within the Channa argus isolate prfri chromosome 12, Channa argus male v1.0, whole genome shotgun sequence genome, the region TACTCATTTGCGTCCCACCACTGTTTTTAAGTCCATGTAATTGAGATTTTCCACTTGTGTGGAACAGTGGTCTTTGTCATGAAAAACTTACTTTTGAGATGATGAGCGGCTCGCCGTGTTCGAGCCCCCCTTTCAACGTGAAGCCCCAAGGCGCGCCCCCCCTCAGCTGGACCTGAATGTGGTGGAAAGAGACGAGCTGCTCAACCGTTTCCATCCCGCCTGTCCGCTCCGTTGTTGCCTTCTACCCCGCTCTCTGTCGGCGCATTGACCAAGACTGACTCGTTACTAGCTTAGCGGTGCCTCGGCCTCCCCATCACCGCTGCAATAACAACAAGgaagagatggatggatgagttGGTGGAAGGAAAGAGTggaagagagggagggcagAAAGTTTTTTGCTAGTTTGAACTTAGTCAAAGTTACGGCCGGACAAGTCGGTTTCAACTTCCGGTCAATATGTTTAACGTTTCCCAAAAGTAGGCGATGCGATTTAAATCCTGCTCGGTGCTCTATCACATAATTCTGCCGGTTGTTTCCCTTCGAATCTTTAGCTACTGACCCGCTAGTGTCCCCAAAAGAAGCAGAGTCGGTGCTCTTATTTTGCTTTTCTGAGATAAATGTTTCcggtcttgctgcagctaactCGACATAACAACAAACTTGGGGAAAACGTTTTCCCATGGAAGCAGGCAGGGCCCGCCCACTATTCGAACCGCGGGATGTGATTGGCAAAATAATTTACCAATGGCAGATTGATTGTGGCTGCAAATATCCAATAAGAAGGACCAGAGGGAGGGTCTATCACAGCGACAACCGCTGTATTGTGATAACATCAGGCAGCTCACAGTAGCAGACAGTAGAATGATTACAGTGAGTGGCAACATGGTCATTTATACAACTAGAAATCACTGTAAAAATAGTTTGTTCTATTCCACCATAATCAGCATTATAGCTTGTCTCGTGTcatcttcatttttaattgcattGTATCTACAAAAGAACTGCTGCAGTAATAACTTCCAAGCAAACGACTATGCAAGAAAAATTATATATCCACAAATGATAAAAGCAATGTCATCCATACAAATATGACACAAATACTTTTCCATACTAATGCTATTATTTCTTCCGAGATAATTTCACTCTAGCAGTAAAGTTCTTGAAATCTTTGAATTGAACAAGGTTTATTTCTATTTAACCACAATGGAAAAGTTTATTATGACACAAAGTGCCTATCACGAGAGCTCAGATGACTTTTATAACTGACTTAAATACAGCTTAACATCCCTCAAAATCCCAGTGTGAACTGGCAGAACATGCAAGATCTAAACTGCTAGTCCTCAATATGCTGCATAACATACATTCTCTGATTTTATGTGATACATTGTCTCCTGTTCTGCTGATGCGGATGATGAAAGTCATTCAGAACATTAACAATGATAATTCCCACCCCTAGTCCTCCTTAATAGATATTTGAAGCAGCCACTCCTGATATATGTAGACCTCTACAAAACTTTTATAAACCGCTCACAGACTTTAtttaactgaaaacaaagtttCTCAAAGATGTCATTCATTTACACTGAAGCTCTAGAGATTTGAAGTTTGAGCATGCACTTATGGTACATAGGCCTACAgcacaacaatatttttttataccaTATGACACACTTTTATAAAGCCTTAGAGATCATACTAGTCTTAATTCCATCCTTCCAATCAAAATCTATTAACAATGTTCCATATGATAAACTTTAGTTTCTTATAGTTATTCTGAGTTTATTCAAGCTCTCTTGCATAATTTTATTATCACTAATTATCTTCTTGTGTGGAaatttatccatccattatcttaaccattTATCCTTTTCAGGGTTGCAAGGGGACTGGAGACTATCACAGCTTTTATTGGGCGAGAGCCAGGGTACACCTTGGACATCTCACCAGTCTATCTCTGGGCCTTGTTTGGAAATGTGACATGAAAGAATATAGGTAGATAATGGTTGGGTGTCACCTGGTTATTGACTcatatgtgtgtgagtttgatgTGAAATCCATTTAAAACCCACTTCAAAACACCAATGATTGCACCAATAATATCCACATCATATTGTTCAGACAATATTTATGAGCCAATagtcagaaaaacaaattaagtcagaaaaaaaacattcacattatatGTACAATTCTGTCATTTGCcatgttttgaaaatgactACTGGAAGTGTCACCAAACTGTAAATACTGCtgcaaaataacatttaacattcaattAAAATATCTTAACTGGCCTATAAATAGATGGTTCATACTATACCTAGCTTGACTTTTTAATGACCCAATCCGACCACAGCACAAATTGCTAATTAAAGTTATCAGAATTTATTGACTACAATATTCACATCTTCAATTAAATAtctgtaatgtaaataaatctgTATAGTTATTAAACTTCATTATAGTATTACCTGAACCGTAAATTTCTAAAGACTTTCTAGGTTTTAAAGTTCAACCTGACATGGCTGCCTTTACTTCTTTGCTGAATGTctgtcaaaaataaacatttaaaactgatgtgtttttgcaaCTCATTTCTGCCTCCATTTTCTGTTAGTCACAATACAGTTTTTAGTTCTCCCACACTTAGTTTTCACTCTGAAATGATCGGGATTTTAGATAACCAGTGTTGTGGAATGTAACCACACTACAATACCACAaaacgcgtgtgtgtgtgtgtgtacgtgcgtgCCGATATTTGTGACGCAGTTAGGGGCAAACAAAAACTCCTCCTGATTGAGTTAGAACCTTTTGGCAAAGTTCAAAGggctgtttgagggttaagacttATAGGGTTAGGCATTTATTTGTGctggttagggggttagggtaaGGGGCAGTGGAATGCATTTTATCAATAAAtgactgtgtgggtgtgtgtgtgtgtgtttgtgtgtgcagaaagATCAAGTAAATGAGGGCAGATAGAGGGAGtcaaagagaaaggaaaagatatATAAACATGTTCAGACATCTCACTTTTCATGCAGACCACGAggagtttgttttggtcagatCAGAcaaccttttgtctttttcagtgcAGTTCTGTTGTCAGAAACGCTAACATTtggttcaattcaactttatttcagtTCAGTGGGGAGTAGTGCTTTCATGTCAGGTCAAgtttaaaagccaaaaaagtgGGGAAAGGGATGGAATCTTTATATCACATTTCTCCTATTTTTGTTTAGCAGGCATTTAGTTTTCAGGTTGAAACAGAAAAAGGATGTTGTTCATTCTACTTCTCCTTGCTGAGAAAAATTCAATTACAAGGATTTCAGTAATCCCCCAGGGCTTCAAATTAACcaagagaaaacaaatacatcaagAACTGCAATCAGAGTCTACAAATATAGCAAACGTCTGGGAGTCGTCTGAAAACAAGCATAAAGCCACAGTGCAAACGAAGATGCTTTAGGCCCAGAGACTGAGAGAGGAAGTAACAAGTTGCTCTCAGAACTGTACTGCAAAGCTTCATTGATCTCTTGTACTTTGGGGTGTTTGTCAGTActtaaaattatgtaaaatgtacaacTTTAATTTTTCTCTTAATGCCACTGTTGAAAACaatctttcacattttttctgcttgcatttttgttgaaaaaaaaagtaccacTTGATGTCATTGTACCACCTGATGGCACCAATTTGCACAACCCCCTCCCCAATGATgaagataatgataataattgaaattgtggttcttaaaaaaatatagaaagatGGGAGGATAATATTGACATGCAGtgcaaaaactttttaaatacaaaatgacacaaTATACTTGAGACAATTTTATGTATGAGATTGGGTGTATTGCTTAAAAACAGATTGCTCTATTACACAAAATGTAGAGataaaaaacataagaaatCTGAACATATAGGCACTTATTCCAATGACAAAGCATGTGTTGTGGGGAACACAGGTATATGAAACtgcataaaataatttgacacaGTATGCATAAAGGAAAGTGTGCGTCATGGCGCTTTTACGCACCAATCAAGTTTGCTCCTTGAAATTTGATGGGCGGCATCTGCACGTCTGAAGGGTTAATTGGGGTCATCGACAATTTCAGGAAGTCGATTGTCATAtccaaaatggccacttatCAGGTGAGTCTGTAAATCACGTCGTTGGCCATGTGGGGGATGGTTGCCAACTAAAGCCTCGTTGGTGGAGCTCGCTAGCaccagaggttttttttttttaaccaacatGACGGCGAAGCGCACCAAACACAGCTTACTGTGTATCTGCATACTGTCCTGTCTCATCTTCCTCTTGTGTTCCACCTGCACTGGAGTTGTAGTCAGGCAGAAAATGGCCTCTCACCACTCCACGCTGAAGCGCATCCGCCGAAGTCATCAGAGCGCAAAGCTCAAAAGCGCGCACCACCGGCCCTTAACGGACGAGCAGAAATCGGACCAGAACTTGCAGTTCATGCTGAGTTTGTACCGGAGCGCAGCCGAACCGGACGGCAGGCCCAAACAACACCGAAAGTTCGGCTCCAACACGGTCCGCCTGCTGAGGCCCTCGGCGTCGTCGGTGCACTACCTGCGAGAGTCGACAGGTGAATGAGCTAATTTACTGTGTTTAACTATCTGCCTCTAATGCCTTTCAATATGCTGCATACAATTGTGTACAGGTTTCATGAGTGGAAAGGTTTTATTTGGACTGtgagggtttttattttttatgtatgtcAGTAAACTGCACCTCCTGTGGTGAAATGCTTAATTGAGTTTAACACAACGATTCCAATCTTTGAATTCCCTGTGCTTTTATTATGTTGTTAGACTTTATGGCTCATGAGGGTTTGAACTTTTTGATAATGACATGAAAGTTGAGATTAGTTTGGGctgattttaaaatctttaaataagTATAAAATTACACATGGCTGTGTTTCAGCTGTATAAAAGGCTTGTGATTATTAGAATTGCCTGTACCAGTCAATTATATCAGTTCTTCTGCAAATTCAACAAATCGCCATAAAAGTTGATTACACAACATGaagcatgttttttaaatgtgtagcaAAGAGAGGGACAGCATCAAATTTGAGATCTCTTCTGGCCAAAGTATTGAATTGGGCATCACGTGAGATGTTTGAATTGAGCTTcccttgtttttaatgtttaaaattgaaattttaaacttgaaattgaggattttttaaaaagtaaaaattgtcagataaaaaaaaacactaattcCTTCCTTACTGTTCCTCCATCTCTTtcagaccatcactacacgttCACAGTGCAATACAACCTTGATACACTTCCCACAGAGCAGCTGATCAAAGCCTCATTTGTCCACATCCGCTCTTCTCCTTTGTCTTCTGCCTCTCCAACCTCCAGTACTACCAGTCATGACAATGAGCCGCCACGCTGCAGGGCTCAGATCACCTCAATGGGTAAAGAGAGTCTGATCACCCTGGAGCCCAATGAGCGGTGGACAGAGACGGACATCACCGCACACGTCAGTGGACACGTTGTGCAGGGAAAGAACCATGGTACAGGAGCACACTTGACCCTCACTGCCCAGTACTGGTGCACACAATCTGGGCTTACTGAAGAGGACAGCAGCCTGTCTTGGTGGTGGAGCCGCCTTCGAGGTAGCACACAGAGAGGGGAGCCTCACCTTGATGTCCCATCTCTTCTTTTGTActtggaggaggagagggaagtGAAGGATTGGATGAGGGAATTGCTGGGAGCAGAAGGAGAGAACATCATGCAGCAAATAGGTCAGTGGCACCCTTCAGTTCGCCGCCGCCGTCACTCTAAAGAATCAACGTCTTCAGAGCCAAAAGATCCTTCGCTGGATGCTTTGAAAAATGCTCCtacatcctcttcctcctcctctttctctacctccaactctgcctCTATCGTCTCAGACATCCCCAACTACAAACGCAAAACCAGCATGCCGAAGAACCGCTGCAAGCTCCACTCATTCCGTCTCTCCTTTGACGAGCTCGGTTGGGGTCACTACTTCATTGCCCCACCTGTGTATAACCCTCGGTTCTGCCAAGGAGACTGCCCCAGGGTGCTACACTATGGCTACCATTCCCCCAACCACGCCATCATCCAAACGGTCATCAATGACTTGGGCGTTGGGGACGTTCCTCCTCCGTCCTGTGTGCCCTATAAGTACATGCCCATGAGCGTGTTGGTCGTACACAAGAAGAAGGTGGAGTACAGGGAGCTGGAAGACATGGTGGCAGAATCATGCACATGTCGTTAAAGACTCAGAGTGGTCTTGAATGACTTGAATATGTTtagcactgaaaaaaaagactaaaggGAACAGACTTGATGGGTCATTTAATTGATCTAATGTACTAACCACAATGGGCTTGAGAGTGGAAAGAGGACATTGTGGTTTTAGACTTTAATCATCCCTGTCGAAGCACTTTAAAAAGCAGCTCGTGAATGAACTACGGGCTGTGCATTTGGAAGGGGGAGTCCCTTTCGTCTGATTTAATGATTGTATGCTGATCCCATGTGGTAGAAAGCACTGTAGAGGTGACTGTGCTGGGAGACTTACCATAGTCACTAAAGGAGGGCTGGCATGTTTGGAAGgttttgggtgttttttttttttgtgtgtggtaaaTTACAAAACCTAATTTAACTTGTACAGTAACTTGATAAACTTGACTCTACATCAGGGTTGCCTTTTAAGAAAACTGATCTAACTTTAGAAGTAGCCACAGATTTGTTTGTGATAGTAAACTAAATTGACCTGGCACTTTGAAGAATCTGCATCTGaaacaagtgtaaaaaaaaaaaaaaacccaaagaaacCTTTGCTAGTTAAGAAGCTCTGTTAAGGCATGTTGCTCTGTGGAATAATTGGACactaaaactaataattttaataGACGAGAAGTTGACTGTGTTGGATGTAACTGAAGTCCTTGTGTTGTTACATTTTTGCTGTTTACAATCTAAACTTTTGCATTATGTACTTATTTATAAAGGGAGGGGTCTGGAAAAAATGTACGTGCTGCTAGTGGCCTGTcggataaaacaaaatgaaggttTATTAAGAGGTGTAACAGTATTAAATGTTTAAGAGAACAAGCAAGTGTTGAAGTGGAAAGAATTTTTATTACaagtaaaaatgaataataaaattaaatgcatgTTTTCTAAAGTCCTATTTATTGGAGTTTTTCATGGTGCTGAAATTTGAAATGCAGTGTTGCTGAAAGTGTGGTTTTATGATTAAAAACGTAGCAAAAATGTACCTCTTTTAACCTTAACATTTAAGCCAATGTGGAAGAGAAGTTCCAAAAGTTATCTAAGAAAAGTTGTTTCCACCTGCTGAGGAAGAttatacaattacatttaaagctccAGAACAGCCGCTGGGTGGATCTGTTACAGTCAACAGGATTAAAAGAGAAGACTGACACATTCATATCTAAGATAAACGAGCCCAAacctggttagcttagcttggCGTAAAGACGCGAAATGTAAGGTTAACTTTTTGCAATGGAGTGAACAGTCTGCTGGTGGTGGATTTCTACCCATACAGACATGAGTGTTAGCTCGTGTAACTCTAGGAAAGAAGGCAAATAAGAATATTGCACATGGATATGTCTGAATAGAAGATATCtgctgcattattttttttacagtgcaaCGTGTGACATAATGGCacatttatgaataaatgtcaCTCTAGTGCCAACTTCATATTGGTACAAGTAGACCAGGAATGTTTACTGTATTACCAACTTACAAAGTTGACCTATTTTACTATATGAATGGATGGACGTTTTATAAGGAAATAACTGTTTGCAAAATGTTagtttaaatgatttttgttcCGGTTGGGTCCTGTGTTAGAATGGCAGCCTGTCCAGGGTCTACCCCGGCTCTTACACAATGACCGCTGGGTCTGGCTCCAGCAGTGAACAGTATAAATGGTTACAATGCTGCAGGGATGGCTGTTCTAGCATCCCAATGGTTTGATGCATGACCACAAGTTCCAAGTTCTGGCCTGGCCTTTGCCCCTGTCGTACCCTGataacaaaaccaaaaggaaAGTGTGCTAGCAATTAAACATAATCACGaaacacattataaaaatacataatatttatGTGAATCTGCTGAATACACCAAAGGCTCAAGAAAGTGCATTGTTGCATCCAGTCCATTAGATGGAGCTCTTCACTAAGACCAAAAGCCTGCTATGAAACCATACAACCCAGTTTGTTTTCGTACTATTTTAATTGTTCAGAGAAATGGTCATAAATGTACCTTTAAAGTAATAACTTTAAAGTATTGgtttatatttttgaattacGTTTGCACCCAGTAGTCTTTGTGGCCCTCCATTTTGAGTTTAATAAACCTTTATTAGTTTTCCCTTTATTTCTCACCAAAGAATACTTTTTATCTCAAgattgcaaaataaaacatgatgtaAGTGAACAAAATTGTGCACAGAAAGAACACTGACAAAATGgtgtaacacaaacaaaatgataaagaatgataaggataaaaaaaagacaataatatAATGTTGGTCCCAGATATTTCATATGCACAAACGGTTCTTCAACTGGTGCTCAACTCCTTGTCCTGACTACACTATATCTCAtcacattcatacatttattcTTAGTACAGGTTTAAAGTCCAACATTGGGTTTTCAACAGAACTCATAAGTGTTTGAACTGAATGCACAGGGGTGGTTCATCTGCTGTTTACATATGGGAACTAATCATTTACTTGCATACACTCATGTTTTCTAAAGTCAATTTACAATTTGAAGGCCCAGCAAACAATCTGCTTTGTTCCAATGTGGACATGCGAACACCTAGCTCTACCTAGGGAAACAGCCCTGCAACAAACAACCAATAATTCTAAAAGAATGAATCGACTCAGCTTCATCAGCTCGTCCATGATGTAGACTGCTTATTCTGTTACAGGGCTGGAGCCAAACTCATTGGGTGGGTGGGACACTCTGTACAGCatgccagtctatcacagggccatCACATTGACACTCACAAACCTTCACTCTCACACGCTCACCTACGAGAATTTTAGAGTCAGACTCTGCTACTCGAATGATAAATATGTGGTTGATTGAAGCTGAACAACCATCGTCACATTCTGACTGAAAAGAGAAAGTTCAAGACATTAACAAACAACGAAATGTGACATAACTACAACTTTGGAACCACAAGATTGTATTAACGGTTAATAGAAAACTTATTCTAAATCACTTACAAACCATTGATAAAAAGAACCTTTGGGTTGCCAGATTGCAGTAAATCCTCCTCTATCACAACTATTTGCCATTTCTCTAATAGATTAgggacccccccccctccacaaGCTTTTTTACCACCTATTTTTGGATCTTACTGTACAGAGGTGCTTCTGAAGCCTCTTATAACCTGGACTTACTGAACAGTACTTCCAACAGTGCATGTATCTATTACACAGCATATGATTCCGCGGGTGGATTGATTTCAGGTCCTAATTCCAGCAATTTGGGTATTATAGCTTTAATAGATGGTTATACTACATCAGGTCTACAgttgaaaatatgaataaacacTGTATAAAGTTTTTTCCACATGTCTTGGACCTGCAGAAATAAAGTTGTTCATAAGAAAGGTCTCCCTAATGCCTGGCTCGGTTGTAGAATAGTTTTTAAAGTTGTGGGAAGCCAAATCTTCATATTAAAGGCTTTTATCTAATATACAAAACGTATTGTCATCAGATATTAGTCataatcaaattacaataaacaagaaGCTGTAAAACTTacaaatcaagcagaaattattGAAATTTTCTGTCTGGTTAGGAAATAATAGGAGCAAGAATCTCTGCACTGCAATCTGGACTGTCTGACTTCAGAGGGTGTCACTGTTTTgagcatatttttaaaaagcattataGTTTACTCATGTAGAATCACTTCATGCAGAACAGGCGATGAGATAAACTTTACTCTCTGTCGACATGAACTGCAAGTGGGTCACACAGTAactattcttcctttttcactgtttactgacagacacacacacatccacatggACACATACAGTCTGTGATTGatcgaaacacacacacacagacagacacacacacagacagagacacagacacacacacacacacacacacacacacacacacacacacacacacacacacacacacacacacagcaatgcaAATATAGAAATGATATGGTGGGACCTATTCTGCCTTATGAAACAGGTCAGAAATCTTttgatttctgtctgtttcctacattttaaataatgaagtttgatttgattcatttcattagaTTTAGCATGGGTTAATGTTTCGTTCATGCAGAAAGGCTTTAAGTTTTGGGGAAgcaatataaacaaatataaattgtgTGATTCTCTGTGGTGCACTACGTATTATCAACTCAGTTTATTGCACATGGTGCAGTGAACTATGGAGTTAGTCCCTGACCAGATTTCATCTAAAAGCACGTAACTTCTGTGTCACAGTCAGTCCTCTGATATCCTCAAACATTTACAGCAGTCAACATGTTTTCCTCCACACATTCGGCATCACATAacaatttataaagaaacaaatatgatttttaCTTCCCAGAAGCACAAAGCAACCTTGCTAATATCTTTCTAAGGTTGTTGATCAACCAGTGTGACTCAGGCAGTGATAACTTTGTCACGTGCAGAGAGTTTTGACCTTGGAAACATTGTGATTCTTTTAGAAACAGTCAACAGTCCACTGTACTTTTAGCTTGTGCGCTGCAAGAAATTTGTATGATAAAACAGTATCACCATTaaactgcaaatacaaacacgattttcagaaaagttggtACATGGTATAAAATGTGAATACAAATAGATGGCAAAGggttttgcaaatcatttgaaggCTTTTTgcagtgtacagtacatgcaacAACATATCAAAGTTGGAAATGTGaatttgattagttttttcAGTGATCAAGTTACAGTAACAGGTAaatggcaggaaaaaaataaccaaagaaGAATTATGGTAAAAGTGATGAAGACATCTGTAAGAAATCATTGTTTAATTCAGACACAGTCATGTCTCTTTCTGTTCTTGTTTTGCCTTGTCTTGTGACTGGAAACCAGTGGTTTTCATGTCACTCACTATCCATGTCCTCAAGGGATATTGTGTGtgcacccactcacacacacacacacacacaaacacacacaaacagaaagacattcTGGCAAGACTGTTTCCCATAAATGTCACACTCCAAGGTGTTGTGCAGGGAAGTGAACTGTTACTAATGATGCTGGACAGCAGTCAGACATCAAGGTcagaaagctgtgtgtgtgtgtgtgtgtgtgtacgcgcgtgtgtgtgtgtgtctgagtgtgtgtttgtgagagtgagagagatacATAATGAAATGACTAACAGCCACACaggttttcatttactgtatctgtCATGTGTCATTGTTTTCATGCCCAATACCCAGAACATAAAATTCTAGAATAAAGTCAGTAGTATTTATTGAATACCTCGGGCCATAAAGTAAGAATGTTAGATGTTTAAAacctaaatgttaaaatactatTGTCAAAATGTGAAGTAAAAGTTGCCCCTCTGTATAATGAACCAGTGAACCTTTGGTCAGTTCAGCAGCGGTTGACATTTTGCCAGATAACAGAAAAATAGAACAGTCAACAAAACGTCTGAGTCAGCAGTCTGCTAATGCaactatatatatagatatgttAAAAGAAAGGCTGGTGGAAAAAAACTGGAAGCTGTGAGCTTACCAGACCCGTGTAACATGTACCTCAACACTGCTAGACGTTTGTCTGGACCTTAACAGGTCTTTACAAAGAATATATGGAGTAAAAAGATCGTATCATTGGGTCTACCACATCATATTTGATACCTGAGTCTGACAATTTTGTAAAGGTGCAAATCATTGAAGTACTCTTTTGACAGTCAGAATGCAAGGTTTAAATTTTTGATTCTGGGTTTTAAGTAAATGGCCAAATGTTTAAGTTAACTCAATTCAGTTTAACTGTATCTTGTATAGTCACAACAtggtcatctcaaggcactttacataataaagtcaagactatacagttATGTATAGGAAACACAATAAATTGCCCTTGAGCAAACCATAGGCAATAGTGGAGAGGGAagactccctttaatggaagaaacctccagcagacccaggctcagggtgggcggccatctggcTTATaagaaaagagcagcaagaaTCAACAAcgaaacattgggcaggtttgtactgtaggaccagtagctgcacactggaaacacacagatccaaagccagggacacctgcagagagggacacagagacagaga harbors:
- the bmp15 gene encoding bone morphogenetic protein 15 → MTAKRTKHSLLCICILSCLIFLLCSTCTGVVVRQKMASHHSTLKRIRRSHQSAKLKSAHHRPLTDEQKSDQNLQFMLSLYRSAAEPDGRPKQHRKFGSNTVRLLRPSASSVHYLRESTDHHYTFTVQYNLDTLPTEQLIKASFVHIRSSPLSSASPTSSTTSHDNEPPRCRAQITSMGKESLITLEPNERWTETDITAHVSGHVVQGKNHGTGAHLTLTAQYWCTQSGLTEEDSSLSWWWSRLRGSTQRGEPHLDVPSLLLYLEEEREVKDWMRELLGAEGENIMQQIGQWHPSVRRRRHSKESTSSEPKDPSLDALKNAPTSSSSSSFSTSNSASIVSDIPNYKRKTSMPKNRCKLHSFRLSFDELGWGHYFIAPPVYNPRFCQGDCPRVLHYGYHSPNHAIIQTVINDLGVGDVPPPSCVPYKYMPMSVLVVHKKKVEYRELEDMVAESCTCR